A region from the Salidesulfovibrio onnuriiensis genome encodes:
- a CDS encoding Ig-like domain-containing protein, translating into MFPIVIDLDNDGVELTELDESNVFYDMDDDGYREKTGWVAPDDALLVIDIDGDGVIDQAKEVAIKLWSEEAKTDLDALRIMFNTNNEGASKDRFDAADEQFDKFYLWQDSNQNGISEEGELTSLADAGLEGIDVSVPGASDDFTLWEDKDGDGIKDDGELTGDGGKLIEDVGKNISLRDVKIDWIGESKGRAYDTIFKYSAAGMKRDEIDGGYLINVEDSDVQLTVRELTDESGVTMDLHEAGADVVYAAKGDDHLFTTGISGVVMDGGDGDDTLEGSNGSNWLKGGKGSDVFKGGSGSDVLFVDAEDKVENIDGGAGNDVAWVSSKEAVNFELDKMNLEAAYGNEGDDTFTSSGDVGIQVHGGKGNDLLHGGSGGDLLVGGEGQDILQGNAGDDTLFIDSSDDLNMVDGGDGEDALFVYDTKAVNIDMAALNVEIAKGNAGDDVFYTTGTGGISVNGHDGNDTLTGGAGDDAFVGGKGDDLLRGNAGNDRMDGGAGDDTLEGGRGDDMYVFGYGKGTTTIINSGKEDEEQDIVWLTDDVSINDLEMARDKDDLVVSLKDSEDKLILRDWYLGEKHRVNALLLSDKDADNPEGVFILDDKNNKITLKDDRSWNIFTMDGNDKLTSRSGDDYIDGGVGNDTLAGAAGDDSLVGGIGNDSLDGGDGKDFLSGGTGMDTLTGGRGSDVLAGGLGKDTINAGDGNDIIEGGEGPDVIDGGADTDSIIYQNSNYGVEVDLAAGTGLGGSAEGDKISNVENVFGSDHADKLTGNDEANILSGARGDDTLIGGKGDDTFFGGRGADSMVGGEGIDLVSYDLSSNGVIVDLGAGAGAGGDAENDVFEGIENVIGSEYDDVIHGDSGANLLSGGHGDDQLVGGDGDDSLYGGAGKDTAIYDGDSADYRLSLRDTRIIIENISTGEKDTLTDIEEIQFNDKVLKTEEFLPYARDGKVQYQEGDTDGITGTLADAGVTTVTYAVETGPEHGELAINADGSYTYVAEEGYLGKDSFTFKATDANGVINVGSMEVNMQTTQDGTEYTVNAYAANAQQEPAIAVLADGGHVVVWQDNQSRDGSGEGVFAQRFNAQGNKIGDSFQLNTSTSSTQYQVEVAALTGGGFVATWSCYSSGQYEIRGQQYDNEGNKVGSEFQVNTSTSGQQRESEICALNGGGYVVVWQDEGGNDGSSWGVYGQRFDSEGSKVGEEINVSTYDLNSQCRPDVTSLSDGGFIVTWASSFNGTTGSDVYCQRYDAQGKQVGTEFIINTYWAAQEDYPTIAELSDGGFVVTWVNNNGQDGSGEGIFAQRFDANGVKVGDQFQVNTFNSSTQWRPDAVGLADGGFVIAYESYGQDGSRYAVCAQRYDQDGNTVGTEIRLNQGTSDYQQMPSLAAREDGSFVATWHTCHEGNWNISARHFAATDQIVEGSYGNDVLTGGDGDDIIIGGAGHDHINAGKGDDSIDAGAGSDVVLGGEGNDSLYYYNSDDAVQINLEAGTAAGGYAEGDSISSVENVEGSIYADELTGDVNANKLAGGYGDDTIKGGAGDDTLFGDGGSDTAVFEGAIAGLCDHSRKRLHLGRA; encoded by the coding sequence ATGTTCCCTATCGTCATCGACCTTGATAATGACGGCGTAGAACTCACCGAGCTTGATGAATCCAATGTCTTTTACGACATGGACGACGATGGCTACAGGGAAAAGACGGGGTGGGTCGCGCCGGACGACGCCCTGCTGGTCATCGATATCGACGGCGACGGCGTCATCGACCAGGCCAAGGAAGTGGCCATCAAGCTCTGGTCCGAAGAGGCCAAGACCGACCTGGACGCCCTGCGCATCATGTTCAACACCAACAACGAAGGCGCATCCAAGGACCGCTTCGACGCGGCCGACGAACAGTTCGACAAATTCTACCTTTGGCAGGACTCCAACCAGAACGGCATCAGCGAGGAAGGCGAACTGACCTCCCTCGCCGACGCGGGCCTCGAAGGCATAGATGTCTCCGTGCCCGGCGCCAGCGACGACTTCACTTTGTGGGAAGACAAGGACGGCGACGGCATCAAGGACGACGGCGAGCTGACCGGCGACGGCGGCAAGCTCATCGAGGACGTGGGCAAGAACATTTCCCTGCGTGACGTGAAGATCGACTGGATAGGCGAAAGCAAGGGCCGCGCCTACGACACCATTTTCAAATACAGCGCCGCGGGCATGAAGCGGGACGAAATCGATGGCGGTTATCTCATCAATGTGGAGGACAGCGACGTCCAGCTGACCGTGCGCGAGCTGACCGACGAATCCGGCGTGACCATGGACCTGCATGAGGCCGGGGCCGACGTTGTCTACGCCGCCAAGGGCGACGACCATCTCTTTACCACCGGCATATCCGGCGTTGTCATGGACGGCGGCGACGGCGACGACACCCTGGAAGGCTCCAACGGCAGCAACTGGCTCAAGGGCGGCAAGGGCTCGGACGTCTTCAAGGGCGGCAGCGGCAGCGACGTGCTTTTCGTGGATGCCGAGGACAAGGTCGAGAACATCGACGGCGGCGCAGGCAACGACGTGGCCTGGGTCTCCAGCAAGGAGGCCGTCAACTTCGAGCTGGACAAGATGAACCTCGAAGCCGCCTACGGTAATGAGGGTGACGACACCTTCACCTCCTCCGGCGACGTGGGCATACAGGTACACGGCGGCAAGGGCAACGACCTGCTTCACGGCGGCAGCGGGGGGGACCTGCTCGTGGGCGGCGAGGGACAGGATATCCTGCAGGGCAATGCCGGGGACGACACCCTGTTTATCGACAGCTCCGACGACCTGAACATGGTGGACGGCGGCGACGGCGAGGACGCGCTGTTCGTCTATGACACCAAGGCCGTGAATATCGACATGGCCGCGCTCAACGTGGAGATTGCCAAGGGCAACGCGGGCGACGATGTTTTCTATACCACCGGCACCGGGGGCATCAGCGTGAACGGCCATGACGGCAACGACACGCTTACCGGCGGCGCGGGTGACGACGCATTCGTGGGCGGCAAGGGCGACGACCTGCTGCGTGGCAACGCCGGGAACGACCGCATGGACGGCGGCGCGGGCGACGATACGCTTGAGGGCGGCCGCGGCGACGACATGTATGTCTTCGGCTACGGAAAAGGCACCACGACCATCATCAACAGCGGCAAGGAAGACGAGGAGCAGGACATTGTCTGGCTGACGGACGATGTCTCCATTAATGATCTGGAAATGGCCCGGGACAAGGATGACCTTGTTGTCTCGCTCAAGGATTCCGAGGATAAGCTGATCCTCAGGGACTGGTACCTTGGAGAGAAGCACCGGGTGAACGCCTTGCTGCTTTCAGACAAGGACGCGGACAATCCCGAGGGCGTGTTCATCCTTGATGACAAGAACAACAAGATCACCCTGAAGGACGACCGAAGCTGGAATATTTTCACCATGGACGGTAACGACAAGCTTACCTCCAGGTCCGGCGATGACTACATTGACGGCGGCGTAGGCAACGACACGCTTGCAGGCGCTGCCGGCGACGACAGCCTTGTCGGCGGCATCGGCAACGATTCCCTGGACGGCGGCGACGGAAAGGATTTCCTGAGCGGCGGAACGGGAATGGATACCCTCACAGGCGGCCGTGGCTCCGATGTGCTTGCTGGCGGTCTGGGCAAGGACACCATCAATGCCGGGGACGGCAACGACATCATCGAAGGCGGCGAAGGACCGGATGTCATTGATGGGGGCGCTGATACCGACTCCATCATCTACCAGAACTCCAACTACGGCGTGGAAGTGGATCTTGCGGCGGGCACGGGCCTTGGAGGCAGTGCGGAAGGTGACAAGATATCCAACGTCGAAAACGTGTTCGGTTCCGACCATGCCGACAAGCTTACCGGCAACGACGAAGCTAACATCCTTTCCGGTGCGAGGGGAGACGACACCCTTATCGGCGGCAAGGGGGACGACACGTTCTTCGGAGGCCGTGGCGCGGACAGCATGGTGGGCGGCGAAGGCATCGACCTGGTTTCCTATGATCTTTCCAGTAACGGAGTCATCGTGGACCTGGGTGCGGGGGCCGGTGCGGGCGGTGATGCCGAAAACGACGTTTTCGAAGGTATCGAGAACGTCATCGGCTCCGAATATGACGATGTGATCCACGGCGACTCAGGCGCCAACCTGCTCAGCGGCGGGCATGGCGACGACCAGCTTGTGGGTGGTGACGGCGACGATTCCCTGTACGGCGGCGCGGGCAAGGATACCGCCATCTATGATGGCGACAGCGCCGATTACAGGCTTTCCCTGCGCGACACGCGAATCATCATCGAGAACATCTCCACCGGTGAAAAGGACACCCTGACCGACATCGAGGAGATCCAGTTCAACGACAAGGTGCTCAAGACAGAAGAGTTCCTGCCCTATGCCCGGGACGGCAAGGTGCAGTATCAGGAGGGTGATACGGACGGCATTACCGGTACCCTTGCCGATGCAGGCGTGACCACCGTTACCTATGCGGTGGAGACTGGGCCCGAACACGGCGAGCTGGCAATTAATGCGGACGGCTCCTACACCTACGTGGCCGAGGAAGGTTATCTGGGCAAGGACAGCTTTACCTTCAAGGCCACCGACGCGAACGGCGTCATCAATGTGGGCAGCATGGAAGTGAACATGCAGACCACCCAAGACGGAACCGAATATACCGTCAATGCCTATGCTGCCAACGCGCAACAGGAACCGGCTATCGCCGTGCTCGCCGATGGCGGTCATGTGGTCGTCTGGCAGGATAACCAAAGCCGGGACGGCAGCGGAGAAGGAGTCTTTGCCCAGCGTTTTAACGCACAGGGCAACAAGATTGGCGATTCCTTCCAGCTGAATACTTCCACTAGCAGCACTCAGTATCAGGTGGAAGTTGCCGCACTGACGGGTGGCGGATTCGTTGCCACCTGGAGCTGCTACAGTTCCGGGCAGTATGAAATTCGCGGTCAGCAGTACGATAATGAAGGCAATAAGGTCGGAAGTGAGTTTCAAGTCAATACATCAACCAGCGGCCAGCAGCGTGAATCCGAGATTTGCGCACTTAACGGTGGCGGCTACGTGGTCGTTTGGCAAGATGAAGGCGGAAACGACGGCAGCAGCTGGGGGGTATATGGCCAGCGTTTTGACAGTGAAGGAAGCAAAGTAGGTGAAGAGATCAATGTCAGCACCTATGACCTCAACAGTCAGTGCAGGCCCGATGTCACCTCACTTTCCGATGGCGGGTTCATTGTCACCTGGGCTTCCAGCTTCAATGGCACCACTGGTTCCGATGTGTACTGCCAGCGTTACGATGCTCAGGGGAAGCAGGTTGGTACTGAATTTATAATCAACACCTATTGGGCTGCCCAGGAGGATTATCCCACAATCGCTGAACTGAGTGATGGCGGCTTTGTGGTTACATGGGTCAACAACAATGGCCAGGATGGCAGCGGCGAAGGAATCTTTGCTCAGCGTTTTGACGCAAATGGGGTTAAGGTTGGTGATCAGTTCCAGGTGAATACTTTCAATAGTTCCACCCAGTGGAGACCTGATGCGGTTGGCTTGGCTGACGGCGGTTTTGTCATTGCCTACGAATCCTATGGGCAGGATGGGTCGAGATATGCAGTATGCGCCCAGCGTTATGACCAAGACGGCAACACGGTTGGTACTGAGATTCGTTTGAATCAGGGGACTTCAGATTATCAGCAAATGCCGTCATTGGCCGCACGCGAGGACGGCAGCTTTGTGGCTACCTGGCATACTTGCCACGAGGGCAATTGGAATATCAGCGCCCGCCATTTCGCGGCCACGGATCAAATTGTCGAAGGGTCTTACGGCAACGATGTACTTACCGGCGGAGATGGTGATGATATCATTATCGGTGGCGCAGGACATGATCATATCAATGCAGGCAAAGGAGATGACTCCATTGATGCCGGAGCCGGTAGTGATGTTGTGCTCGGTGGTGAGGGGAACGACAGTCTTTATTACTATAACTCCGATGATGCTGTTCAAATTAACTTGGAAGCAGGTACTGCTGCTGGCGGCTATGCCGAAGGTGACAGTATTTCCAGTGTGGAAAACGTCGAAGGCTCGATTTATGCCGACGAACTGACTGGGGACGTCAACGCGAATAAGCTCGCGGGCGGGTATGGTGACGATACCATAAAAGGTGGCGCAGGGGATGACACGCTTTTTGGTGATGGAGGTTCGGATACGGCGGTGTTCGAGGGAGCTATCGCCGGACTATGTGATCACTCGCGAAAACGGCTCCATCTTGGTCGAGCATAA